Proteins found in one Halobaculum sp. MBLA0147 genomic segment:
- a CDS encoding V-type ATP synthase subunit E produces MSLDTVVEDIREDARERADEIREEADERAEEILDEAREDADEIVADREAAVDRQIEQEREQALSSAKLEAKQNRLEARRDVLEEVREQTAQAVADLEGDRREELTRTLLDDAADEFGDEDVAVYGRADDEALLTEILDDYDGWSYAGEYDCLGGVVVESEASRVRVNNTFDSVLDDVWEDNLKELSTRLFDDE; encoded by the coding sequence ATGAGCTTGGACACTGTCGTCGAGGACATCCGGGAGGACGCTCGCGAGCGCGCGGACGAGATCCGCGAAGAGGCGGACGAGCGTGCCGAGGAGATCCTCGACGAGGCGAGAGAGGACGCCGACGAGATCGTCGCCGACCGAGAGGCGGCGGTCGACCGGCAGATCGAACAGGAGCGCGAACAGGCGCTGTCGTCGGCCAAGCTCGAGGCCAAGCAGAACCGCCTGGAGGCACGCCGCGACGTGCTCGAGGAGGTCCGCGAGCAGACGGCGCAGGCGGTCGCCGACTTGGAGGGTGACCGCCGCGAGGAGCTGACGCGAACGCTGTTGGACGACGCCGCCGACGAGTTCGGCGACGAGGACGTGGCCGTCTACGGCCGCGCAGACGACGAGGCGCTCCTGACGGAGATCCTCGACGACTACGACGGCTGGTCGTACGCCGGCGAGTACGACTGTCTCGGCGGTGTCGTCGTCGAGAGCGAGGCGTCGCGCGTCCGCGTCAACAACACGTTCGACTCCGTGTTGGACGACGTGTGGGAAGACAACCTCAAGGAACTGAGCACACGACTGTTCGACGATGAGTAG
- a CDS encoding V-type ATP synthase subunit F, giving the protein MSQEIAVIGSPEFTTGFRLAGVRKFEDVPDDEKPEALDDAVERTLADDDVGIVVMRDDDLEYLSRGVRETVQGSVDPVLVTLGGGAGGGGLREQIKRAIGIDLMEEDD; this is encoded by the coding sequence ATGAGCCAAGAGATCGCAGTGATCGGCAGTCCGGAGTTCACGACCGGGTTCCGGCTCGCCGGCGTCCGGAAGTTCGAGGACGTGCCCGACGACGAGAAGCCGGAGGCGCTCGACGACGCGGTCGAGCGCACGCTGGCGGACGACGACGTCGGGATCGTCGTGATGCGGGACGACGACCTGGAGTACCTCTCGCGGGGCGTCCGCGAGACGGTGCAGGGGAGCGTCGACCCGGTGTTGGTGACGCTGGGCGGCGGTGCCGGCGGCGGCGGGCTGCGCGAACAGATCAAGCGAGCCATCGGGATCGACCTGATGGAGGAAGACGACTGA
- the ahaC gene encoding ATP synthase A1 subunit C, producing MSSRAGSSNSEYVNARVRSRRSRLYDEESYRRLLRMSPAEIARDMEESTYEREINELGSRFGGVDLIEYALNRNLARQFDDLLGWAEGGLYDLLVRYLRKFDAWNVKTLLRGVYSETPADEVRVDLIEAGELDPTRLERLADADSVEAIVDGLRDTIFGDALAGAYEDYEEVGLLIPLENAVDRAYYELLTEGLGGGERLADYRQYLRAEIDFRNALNAFRLARSGTDLDPAEYFIEGGELFSVRDVQRLAGDMDELIAHIRESPYGDDLSDALDRLEDAESLVDFEHALETAQVEYAEALGSVDPLSVAPVIGFILSKEREVDNIRAIARGKEAGLDADEIEADLVIL from the coding sequence ATGAGTAGTCGCGCCGGCAGCTCCAACTCGGAGTACGTGAACGCCCGCGTCCGGTCGCGGCGGTCGCGACTCTACGACGAGGAGTCGTACCGGCGACTGCTCCGGATGTCGCCGGCCGAGATCGCCCGCGACATGGAGGAGTCGACCTACGAGCGGGAGATCAACGAACTCGGCTCCCGGTTCGGCGGCGTCGACCTCATCGAGTACGCGCTGAACCGCAACCTCGCGCGCCAGTTCGACGACTTACTCGGCTGGGCGGAGGGCGGACTGTACGACCTGCTCGTCCGGTACCTCCGGAAGTTCGACGCCTGGAACGTCAAGACACTGCTGCGGGGCGTCTACTCGGAGACGCCCGCCGACGAGGTGCGCGTCGACCTGATCGAGGCCGGGGAACTCGACCCGACGCGGCTGGAGCGGCTGGCCGACGCCGACTCCGTCGAGGCGATCGTCGACGGGTTGCGCGACACGATCTTCGGGGACGCCCTCGCGGGCGCCTACGAGGACTACGAGGAGGTCGGGCTGTTGATCCCCCTCGAGAACGCGGTCGACCGAGCGTACTACGAACTGCTTACCGAGGGGCTGGGCGGCGGCGAGCGACTCGCCGACTACCGCCAGTACCTGCGGGCGGAGATCGACTTCCGGAACGCGTTGAACGCCTTCCGGCTCGCCCGGTCCGGGACGGACCTGGACCCGGCGGAGTACTTCATCGAGGGCGGCGAGTTGTTCTCGGTGCGCGACGTCCAGCGACTGGCGGGTGACATGGACGAGCTGATCGCGCACATCCGGGAGAGTCCGTACGGCGACGACCTCTCGGACGCGCTCGACAGACTCGAGGACGCCGAGAGTCTCGTCGACTTCGAACACGCGTTGGAGACCGCTCAGGTGGAGTACGCGGAGGCGCTCGGGAGTGTCGACCCGCTGTCGGTGGCGCCGGTGATCGGGTTCATCCTCTCGAAGGAGCGAGAGGTGGACAACATCCGCGCCATCGCGCGGGGGAAAGAGGCTGGCCTCGACGCCGACGAGATCGAGGCGGACCTGGTGATCCTATGA